A genomic window from Flavobacterium sp. I3-2 includes:
- a CDS encoding outer membrane beta-barrel family protein: protein MKTKLLIIGSLMYSSFMFSQNTGTISGTLKDQKSKEAIPYASIAIKMGDEIITGDISDEKGSFTIKNIPLNQVEVNIEYIGFITYSNTVTLSNDSKKIDLGEILLVADEEMLEGIVIDAERSVTEQLVDRKVIHVGKDLSTAGATASEIMNNIPSLNVDQDGNISMRGNENVRVLVDGKPTQMDPKTLLKQIPSNSIDKIELITNPSAKYNPEGMSGMINIVLKKNMQDGFNGSYNGNITFAKVPKFNQGIDLNLRKGKVNVFGNYNYNDSKTYNWGEITQLDDNSQQLFDIVNKNKTHTFKVGFDVYANDKNTFSFYTNQTYSDGIGTVDNTILYPTASTFYQTDQYKGDDKTQIYNAAWKKLFAKQGQVLDVEVNYNTTKQNQAGNFDITNQNSFSYNDNSDVKVNAVQANLDYVHPIGDKSKLEVGAEYRETNIDNTYTTTNIIANNTDFTYDVSIASAYATFGTKYEKWGYQLGARLEKYDVNANYTIANVKDKFDDDYLTVYPSAFLSYTPTQTDFFQLSASRRVDRPNVWQTRPIRDYSTPRVIQVGNPELKPQFTNSIEFNYTKVLGVKGSVTAGAYYRIIDDPIQRTFFLDTSTPEAIAENKMIMSYGNFDQSTAYGGEISANYKITKWWDIQPSVEYYFGTQKGIVSVLDQSTGQAIFENREVDNGVFNARMNNNFKITQNLRASLFGFYRGDSKGINAEMKEMYKIDAGLRYAFWENTGSLSIRFNDIFNTMKAGFIGDSPYRQKGEFTWESQSLFVGFNYMFGTGKGKASQRKYRDNNEVQKSGGFF, encoded by the coding sequence ATGAAAACAAAACTACTTATAATTGGATCGTTAATGTATTCAAGTTTTATGTTCTCGCAAAATACTGGAACCATTTCTGGAACTTTGAAAGATCAAAAAAGTAAAGAAGCCATTCCGTATGCAAGTATTGCTATTAAAATGGGAGATGAAATTATCACAGGAGATATTTCTGACGAAAAAGGAAGTTTTACAATCAAGAACATTCCGTTAAATCAAGTCGAAGTCAACATCGAATACATTGGTTTTATTACGTATTCGAATACAGTTACTTTAAGTAATGATTCTAAAAAAATTGATTTAGGCGAAATTTTATTAGTTGCTGACGAAGAAATGCTCGAAGGAATTGTTATCGACGCAGAACGTTCGGTTACCGAACAATTAGTTGACAGAAAAGTGATTCATGTCGGAAAAGATTTATCAACTGCTGGTGCAACTGCTTCGGAAATTATGAATAATATTCCGTCTTTAAATGTGGACCAAGATGGAAATATTTCGATGAGAGGAAACGAAAACGTTCGCGTTTTAGTCGACGGAAAGCCTACACAAATGGACCCAAAAACCTTATTAAAACAAATTCCATCAAACTCTATTGATAAAATTGAATTGATTACAAATCCGTCTGCAAAATACAATCCAGAAGGAATGTCGGGAATGATTAATATCGTTTTAAAGAAAAACATGCAAGATGGTTTTAACGGAAGTTACAACGGAAACATCACTTTTGCAAAGGTCCCAAAATTTAATCAAGGAATCGATTTAAACCTAAGAAAAGGAAAAGTAAACGTATTTGGAAATTACAATTACAATGACAGTAAAACATATAATTGGGGAGAAATCACACAATTAGATGACAACAGCCAACAATTATTTGACATCGTAAACAAAAATAAAACTCATACTTTTAAAGTTGGATTTGATGTTTATGCTAACGATAAAAACACCTTCTCTTTTTACACCAATCAAACCTATTCTGACGGAATTGGAACGGTAGATAATACTATTTTATATCCGACTGCAAGTACGTTTTATCAAACCGACCAATATAAAGGAGATGATAAAACACAAATTTATAACGCAGCTTGGAAAAAATTATTCGCAAAACAAGGTCAAGTTTTAGATGTTGAAGTGAATTACAATACTACAAAACAAAATCAAGCAGGGAATTTTGATATTACCAATCAAAACTCATTTAGTTATAACGACAACAGCGATGTAAAAGTTAATGCAGTTCAAGCAAATTTAGATTATGTGCATCCGATTGGTGACAAATCAAAACTAGAAGTTGGTGCTGAATATCGCGAAACAAATATTGACAATACCTACACAACTACAAACATCATCGCAAACAACACCGATTTTACATATGATGTAAGTATCGCTTCGGCTTATGCAACCTTCGGAACAAAATATGAAAAATGGGGTTATCAATTGGGAGCGCGTTTAGAAAAATATGACGTAAATGCGAATTATACAATTGCAAATGTAAAAGACAAATTTGATGATGATTATCTAACTGTTTATCCATCTGCGTTTTTGAGTTATACACCAACACAAACCGATTTTTTCCAATTAAGCGCAAGTCGTAGAGTTGACCGTCCAAATGTTTGGCAAACACGTCCGATTCGTGATTACAGTACACCAAGAGTTATTCAGGTTGGAAATCCAGAATTAAAACCTCAATTCACCAATTCTATCGAATTTAATTATACAAAAGTTTTAGGTGTTAAAGGAAGTGTTACAGCTGGAGCTTATTACCGAATCATTGACGACCCGATTCAAAGAACATTTTTCTTAGATACTTCAACTCCTGAAGCGATTGCAGAAAATAAAATGATTATGAGTTATGGTAACTTTGACCAATCAACAGCTTACGGTGGAGAAATTTCTGCGAATTACAAAATCACAAAATGGTGGGATATTCAGCCAAGTGTTGAATATTATTTTGGAACTCAAAAAGGAATTGTTTCTGTTTTAGACCAAAGTACAGGACAAGCCATTTTCGAAAACAGAGAAGTTGATAACGGCGTATTTAACGCAAGAATGAATAACAATTTTAAAATTACACAGAATTTAAGAGCTTCTTTATTCGGATTTTACCGTGGAGATTCTAAAGGAATTAACGCAGAAATGAAAGAAATGTATAAAATCGATGCTGGATTACGTTATGCGTTCTGGGAAAATACAGGAAGTTTAAGCATTCGATTTAATGATATTTTCAACACGATGAAAGCTGGATTTATTGGAGATTCGCCTTACCGTCAAAAAGGAGAGTTTACTTGGGAAAGTCAATCGTTGTTTGTTGGATTCAATTACATGTTCGGAACTGGAAAAGGAAAAGCTTCACAACGTAAATACAGAGACAATAATGAAGTACAAAAATCAGGAGGTTTCTTTTAA
- a CDS encoding sterol desaturase family protein: MKFDKINNKGQAQIFENKFLESLTKGHPAVIWGMYIPILSYSLYYAYTTVGFSFLQIFGIFIGALFFWTFFEYLAHRYIFHYVTESSKLERIVYIFHGNHHHFPRDKQRLFMPPIPSLILATLLFGIQYLILGNYVFAFFPGFMIGYLLYASMHYLIHAMAPPFKFMKPLWDNHHLHHYKDEELGFGVSNTFWDRVFGTMFDVKKVKINKEKVKDLMFDK, from the coding sequence ATGAAATTCGATAAAATTAATAATAAAGGTCAAGCTCAGATTTTTGAAAATAAGTTTTTAGAAAGTTTAACAAAAGGACATCCTGCAGTAATTTGGGGGATGTACATTCCAATATTATCCTACAGTTTGTATTATGCATATACAACTGTAGGATTTTCTTTTTTGCAAATATTCGGTATTTTTATCGGAGCGTTATTTTTTTGGACTTTCTTTGAATACTTAGCGCATCGTTATATTTTTCATTATGTAACCGAAAGTTCAAAGCTCGAACGTATTGTTTATATTTTTCACGGCAATCACCATCATTTTCCTAGAGACAAACAACGTTTGTTTATGCCGCCAATTCCAAGTTTAATTTTGGCAACTTTACTATTCGGAATTCAATATTTAATCTTAGGTAATTATGTGTTTGCTTTTTTTCCTGGATTTATGATTGGTTATCTTTTATATGCATCTATGCATTATTTGATTCATGCGATGGCACCACCTTTTAAATTTATGAAACCACTTTGGGATAATCATCATTTGCATCATTATAAAGATGAGGAACTTGGCTTTGGTGTAAGTAACACGTTTTGGGACCGTGTTTTCGGTACGATGTTCGATGTGAAAAAAGTAAAAATAAATAAAGAGAAAGTAAAAGATTTAATGTTTGATAAGTAA
- a CDS encoding 3-oxoacyl-ACP synthase III family protein has protein sequence MFHSKITGLGYYVPENIVTNDDLSKLMDTNDEWIQERTGIQERRHVALEEDTTSGMGIKAAKVAIERAKIDPQDIDFVVFATLSPDYYFPGPGVMIQKELGLRTVGALDIRNQCSGFIYALSIADQYIKTGMYKNILIIGSEVHSKGLDMTTRGRGVSVIFGDGAGAAILSREEDTTKGVLSTHLHSEGEHAEELALIAPGMGKRWVTDILKDDNPDDESYYPYMNGQFVFKNAVVRFSEVINEGLQANNLQVSDINMLVPHQANLRISQFIQNKFKLTDDQVYNNIQKYGNTTAASIPIALTEAWEQGKIKEGDLVVLAAFGSGFTWASAIIRW, from the coding sequence ATGTTTCATTCAAAAATTACTGGATTAGGATATTATGTTCCTGAGAATATTGTAACTAATGATGATTTGTCAAAGTTAATGGATACCAACGATGAATGGATTCAAGAACGTACAGGAATTCAAGAAAGAAGACATGTAGCTTTAGAAGAAGATACAACTTCTGGAATGGGTATCAAAGCAGCTAAGGTTGCGATTGAACGTGCTAAAATTGACCCTCAAGATATCGATTTTGTTGTTTTTGCAACTTTAAGTCCAGACTATTATTTCCCAGGACCAGGTGTAATGATTCAGAAAGAATTAGGTTTACGTACCGTTGGAGCTTTAGATATTCGCAACCAATGTTCTGGTTTTATTTACGCGTTGTCTATTGCTGACCAATACATCAAAACTGGAATGTATAAAAATATCTTAATCATTGGTTCAGAAGTTCATTCTAAAGGTTTGGATATGACAACTCGAGGACGTGGTGTTTCTGTAATTTTTGGAGATGGAGCAGGAGCTGCAATCTTATCAAGAGAAGAAGATACAACGAAAGGAGTTTTATCAACACATTTGCATTCAGAAGGTGAACACGCTGAGGAGTTAGCTTTAATTGCGCCAGGTATGGGAAAACGTTGGGTTACTGATATCTTAAAAGACGATAATCCAGACGACGAATCGTATTATCCTTATATGAATGGACAGTTTGTTTTCAAAAATGCTGTGGTTCGTTTTAGTGAAGTAATTAACGAAGGTTTACAAGCAAATAATTTGCAAGTTTCTGATATTAATATGTTGGTTCCGCATCAAGCGAATTTGAGAATCTCACAATTTATTCAAAATAAATTTAAATTGACAGACGACCAAGTTTATAACAACATTCAGAAATACGGAAACACAACAGCGGCTTCTATTCCAATTGCTTTAACTGAAGCTTGGGAACAAGGTAAAATCAAAGAAGGTGATTTAGTTGTTTTAGCTGCATTTGGTAGCGGATTTACTTGGGCAAGTGCTATTATTCGTTGGTAA
- a CDS encoding prolyl oligopeptidase family serine peptidase, giving the protein MNKYFKTLIALMIGTSTMLGQENVTYQKPSKEILQLADFERAPSVSMDSKKELMLLTYRNTYKNLNDLNQDELRLGGLRINPNTNISSTATFINNIKLKKVTDKNETQVKGLPANANISNLNWSPDETRIAFTNTTNSGNELWILDIKTATATKLTDAVLNANLGNPITWFKDNQNLLIKVLPANRPALIDPAKDIPNGPIVSVSQAGTVSQNRTYQDLLKNKTDETNFENIVTSELYKIDLNGNKKLFKSGDLFVGETFSPDGNYIMLTVLEKPFSYIVPLNRFPMKTIVYDANGKEVKVVNESPINEVMPKGFMAVKTGKRNLSWRADQPASLFFVEALDEGDPANKVEFRDELFTWAAPFTSNPESLTKTPQRFAGISWGDDENAIIYDQWYDTRNEKTYLFNPKTKGALKTIWDRNSQDIYSDPGDFQTTKNQFGRHTLQIENNQLVLVGEGHTANGQFPFIDVLDLKTLKTKRLYQSNYTDKIESISSIVDFGKGNVLVNIQSKNDYPNYYFRNIKKKNDVKQITFNENPFESIKDVHKEVIKYKRKDGVELSGTLYLPANYDRKNKTEKLPLLIWAYPAEYKDKNSAGQSAANPNEFTFPYYGSFVYWAAKGYAVLDDAAFPIIGEGETEPNDTFIEQLVDNAAAAIDAVDKLGYIDRTKVGVGGHSYGAFMTANLLSHSDLFACGIARSGAYNRTLTPFGFQREQRNYWEVPEVYNTMSPFMNAEKMKTPMLLVHGEADNNPGTFTLQTERYFQALKGLGAPVRMVLLPKESHSYVAKENILHLLWEQEQFLDEHLKNKK; this is encoded by the coding sequence ATGAATAAATATTTTAAAACATTAATCGCCCTAATGATTGGAACATCAACTATGCTTGGACAAGAAAATGTTACATACCAAAAACCATCAAAAGAAATTTTACAACTAGCCGATTTTGAAAGAGCTCCGTCGGTATCGATGGATTCGAAAAAAGAATTGATGTTGTTAACCTATCGTAATACCTATAAAAATTTAAACGATTTAAATCAGGACGAATTACGTTTAGGAGGTTTAAGAATTAATCCGAATACAAATATTAGCAGCACGGCTACTTTTATCAATAACATTAAATTAAAAAAGGTTACTGATAAAAACGAAACACAAGTTAAAGGTTTACCTGCAAATGCAAATATCAGCAATTTAAATTGGTCACCAGACGAAACTAGAATTGCCTTTACAAACACAACCAATTCAGGTAATGAATTATGGATTTTAGATATTAAAACGGCAACTGCTACAAAATTAACCGATGCTGTTTTGAATGCGAATTTAGGAAATCCGATTACTTGGTTTAAAGACAATCAAAATTTATTGATTAAGGTTTTACCTGCAAATCGTCCGGCTTTGATTGACCCTGCAAAAGATATTCCGAACGGACCAATTGTTTCTGTCAGTCAAGCTGGAACCGTTTCTCAAAACAGAACATATCAAGATTTATTGAAAAATAAAACAGATGAAACAAATTTCGAAAACATTGTTACGTCTGAATTATATAAAATCGATTTAAATGGAAACAAAAAGCTTTTCAAATCGGGTGATTTATTTGTTGGTGAAACTTTTTCTCCAGACGGAAATTACATCATGTTAACCGTTTTAGAAAAACCGTTTTCATACATCGTTCCATTAAACCGTTTTCCGATGAAAACAATTGTTTACGATGCAAACGGAAAAGAAGTTAAAGTCGTAAACGAATCGCCAATTAACGAAGTGATGCCGAAAGGTTTTATGGCTGTTAAAACTGGGAAACGAAATTTATCTTGGAGAGCTGACCAACCAGCTTCGTTATTTTTTGTTGAAGCTTTAGATGAAGGTGACCCAGCAAACAAAGTTGAATTTAGAGATGAGTTATTCACTTGGGCTGCTCCGTTTACAAGCAATCCAGAATCGTTAACTAAAACACCGCAACGTTTTGCAGGAATTTCTTGGGGAGACGACGAAAATGCAATTATTTACGACCAATGGTACGACACCAGAAATGAAAAAACCTATTTATTTAATCCAAAAACAAAAGGCGCATTAAAAACAATTTGGGATAGAAACTCACAAGATATTTATTCTGACCCAGGAGATTTTCAGACTACAAAAAATCAATTTGGAAGACATACTTTACAAATCGAAAACAACCAATTGGTTTTGGTTGGTGAGGGTCATACAGCAAACGGACAATTTCCGTTCATCGATGTTTTAGATTTAAAAACATTAAAAACAAAACGTTTATATCAATCGAATTATACTGATAAAATCGAATCAATTTCTTCAATTGTTGATTTCGGAAAAGGAAATGTTTTAGTGAATATTCAATCTAAAAACGATTATCCGAATTATTATTTCAGAAACATCAAAAAGAAGAACGATGTAAAACAAATTACATTCAACGAAAATCCGTTCGAAAGTATTAAAGATGTTCATAAAGAAGTTATCAAATATAAACGTAAAGACGGTGTTGAACTTTCGGGAACTTTATATTTACCAGCAAATTACGACCGAAAAAACAAAACAGAAAAACTTCCGTTATTAATTTGGGCGTATCCTGCAGAATATAAAGATAAAAACAGTGCTGGCCAAAGTGCAGCAAATCCAAACGAATTTACGTTTCCATATTACGGTTCATTCGTTTATTGGGCAGCTAAAGGTTATGCGGTTTTAGACGATGCTGCTTTCCCGATTATTGGTGAAGGAGAAACAGAACCAAACGATACATTTATTGAGCAATTAGTTGATAATGCAGCAGCAGCGATTGATGCAGTTGATAAATTAGGTTATATAGACAGAACTAAAGTCGGCGTTGGAGGACATTCATACGGTGCATTTATGACAGCGAATTTACTTTCACATTCAGATTTATTTGCTTGTGGAATTGCAAGAAGTGGTGCTTACAACAGAACGTTAACTCCGTTTGGTTTCCAGCGTGAACAACGTAATTACTGGGAAGTTCCAGAAGTTTACAATACGATGTCTCCATTTATGAACGCTGAGAAAATGAAAACTCCAATGTTATTGGTTCATGGAGAAGCTGATAATAATCCCGGTACATTTACATTACAAACCGAGCGTTATTTCCAAGCTTTAAAAGGATTAGGCGCTCCGGTTCGTATGGTTTTACTTCCAAAAGAAAGTCATAGTTATGTTGCTAAAGAAAACATTCTTCATTTACTTTGGGAACAAGAACAATTCTTAGACGAACATTTAAAGAATAAAAAATAA
- a CDS encoding lipocalin family protein, protein MKKILFSFLALSTLAIASCSSDDNATTEPKTEVTTSQMLVGKWNMVTEIFIYQGETETEDLKIENCNYDFFDFKSNGTKDEVYHSEDGNCTEENFVGTWTYNQTDNTISTIDTEDNYKMIYKIIEISSNSMKLRLLNDDGVVIPDEVEIYSILEK, encoded by the coding sequence ATGAAAAAAATTTTATTCAGCTTTTTAGCACTTTCTACTTTAGCAATCGCCTCTTGCTCTAGTGATGACAATGCTACAACAGAACCCAAAACTGAAGTTACAACTTCTCAGATGTTAGTTGGTAAATGGAATATGGTTACAGAAATTTTTATTTATCAAGGTGAAACAGAAACAGAAGATTTAAAAATAGAAAATTGCAATTATGATTTTTTTGATTTTAAATCAAACGGAACTAAGGATGAAGTTTATCATTCAGAAGATGGAAATTGTACTGAAGAAAACTTTGTTGGTACTTGGACATATAATCAAACTGACAACACAATCTCAACAATTGATACCGAAGATAATTACAAAATGATTTATAAAATTATCGAAATATCTTCAAATTCAATGAAACTTAGATTGCTAAATGACGATGGAGTTGTTATACCAGATGAAGTTGAAATTTATTCGATATTAGAAAAATAA
- a CDS encoding ABC transporter ATP-binding protein, protein MLEINQISFSYENDSVVNNVSFSVVKGQIISIIGASGSGKSTLLKLIYGLLDADSGKMFWNKNQILGPKFHLVPGIDYMKYLAQDFDLMPFVSVSENVGRFLSNFYLKEKSERINELLELVEMTDFANTKAKLLSGGQMQRVALARVLALEPEVLLLDEPFSHIDSYQKNRISRHLFEYCKEKGITVLFTSHTPDEALMFSDEIVVMQDGKLIEKDIPNQIYNFPKIEYVARLTGDINLIPACYFGKNDGSILYLRPHQIKIMEEGFEAKVEKCYFKGNGFLLKIKFQDLELFVFSDKEYDEKSRVNVGI, encoded by the coding sequence ATGTTAGAAATTAATCAAATATCATTTTCGTATGAAAATGATTCTGTTGTAAATAACGTTAGCTTTTCTGTAGTAAAAGGTCAAATTATTTCGATTATAGGTGCAAGCGGTTCAGGTAAATCGACTTTATTAAAATTGATTTATGGTCTTTTGGATGCTGATTCAGGAAAAATGTTTTGGAATAAAAATCAAATTTTAGGACCTAAGTTTCACTTGGTTCCAGGAATCGATTATATGAAATATTTGGCTCAAGATTTTGATTTAATGCCATTTGTTTCTGTATCTGAAAATGTTGGTCGTTTTCTTTCAAATTTTTATTTAAAAGAAAAATCAGAAAGAATAAACGAACTTTTAGAATTAGTAGAAATGACAGATTTTGCTAATACTAAAGCTAAGTTATTGAGTGGCGGACAAATGCAACGTGTGGCTTTGGCTCGTGTTCTTGCTTTAGAACCTGAAGTGCTTTTGCTTGATGAACCTTTTAGTCATATAGATTCATATCAAAAAAATAGAATTAGTCGACATCTATTTGAATATTGTAAGGAAAAAGGAATAACCGTTTTGTTTACTTCGCATACGCCAGATGAAGCTTTAATGTTTTCGGATGAGATTGTAGTAATGCAAGATGGAAAACTTATTGAAAAAGATATTCCAAACCAGATTTATAATTTTCCAAAAATCGAATATGTTGCTCGATTAACCGGAGATATTAATTTGATTCCTGCTTGTTATTTTGGAAAAAATGATGGTTCAATTTTATATTTGAGACCTCATCAAATTAAAATTATGGAAGAAGGTTTTGAAGCAAAAGTTGAGAAATGTTATTTTAAAGGAAATGGATTTCTTTTAAAAATTAAGTTTCAAGATTTAGAGCTTTTTGTTTTTTCAGATAAAGAATATGATGAGAAAAGTCGTGTTAATGTAGGTATTTGA
- the trxB gene encoding thioredoxin-disulfide reductase, whose product MSQNIENIKCLIIGSGPAGYTAAIYAARANMNPVMYQGMQPGGQLTTTNEVENFPGYPDGVTGPEMMNQLQAQAKRFGTDVRDGWATKVDLSGDVKKVWINDTIEIHAQTVIISTGATAKYLGLPSEQHYLQMGGGVSACAVCDGFFYRKQDVIIVGAGDSACEEAHYLSHLCNKVTMLVRSEKFRASKIMEERVRNTANIEILMNTEIDEVLGDGQLVSGVRVVNRVSGEKQEIAATGVFVAIGHKPNTDIFIGQLNMDETGYLLTEGKTSKTNLPGVFACGDVQDKDYRQAITAAGSGCIAALDAERYLASK is encoded by the coding sequence ATGTCACAAAATATAGAAAATATTAAATGCTTGATTATTGGATCAGGTCCGGCAGGATATACGGCTGCAATCTATGCTGCTCGCGCAAATATGAATCCGGTTATGTATCAAGGAATGCAACCTGGTGGTCAATTAACAACTACAAATGAAGTGGAAAATTTCCCTGGTTATCCTGATGGCGTTACTGGCCCAGAAATGATGAACCAATTGCAAGCGCAAGCTAAACGTTTCGGAACGGATGTTCGTGATGGTTGGGCTACGAAAGTTGATTTATCTGGGGATGTAAAAAAAGTATGGATTAACGATACCATTGAAATTCACGCACAAACGGTAATTATTTCTACTGGTGCAACTGCAAAATATTTAGGTTTACCTTCAGAACAACATTATTTACAAATGGGTGGTGGTGTATCTGCTTGTGCGGTTTGTGATGGATTCTTTTATAGAAAACAAGATGTAATTATTGTTGGAGCAGGAGATTCTGCATGTGAAGAAGCACATTATTTATCACATTTATGTAATAAAGTTACGATGTTAGTTCGTTCAGAAAAGTTCCGTGCTTCTAAAATTATGGAAGAACGTGTTCGTAATACTGCGAATATCGAAATTTTAATGAATACCGAAATTGACGAAGTTTTAGGTGATGGACAATTGGTTTCTGGTGTTCGAGTGGTTAATAGAGTTTCTGGAGAAAAACAAGAAATCGCTGCAACTGGTGTATTCGTTGCTATTGGTCATAAACCAAATACAGATATTTTTATTGGTCAATTAAATATGGATGAAACAGGTTATTTATTAACTGAAGGAAAAACTTCTAAAACGAATCTTCCGGGGGTTTTTGCTTGTGGAGATGTTCAAGATAAAGATTATCGCCAAGCAATTACCGCTGCAGGTTCTGGTTGTATTGCTGCTTTAGATGCCGAACGTTATTTGGCAAGTAAATAA
- a CDS encoding amidohydrolase — MNMTRKDFLKKSGLGVLGIGLVEGMMSNQKTLNFDKKKRLENMNESNFKIKNVLLEIGFEFNEKGQVEATKTDLFTISISDGKISAIEKNQPNDANAIDMQGLLMLPSFKDMHIHLDKTYFGGPWKAKNTNVKGVKGMIEFEKELLPKIATETTFRANKIIDLLQTNGASFTRSHINIEPTSKLDRLHEIQKVLENRKNDFEAELVAFPQHGVYYTDSVALLKEAAKSDIDFIGGVDPYTLDGSIEKTIDFTVQLALDHNKGIDMHLHEMNKYGLDTVEYIIKKVNENPTLKGKTFLSHCFILAALDNLQQEKIADELANAGVGIISTIPFGGITMPIPTLYKHGVTVYSGNDSITDHWDSFGTGSMLQKANLMAQLYGYNSEFGLSRCLKIATANKLPLNDLGEQQWPKKYDVANLVFVDASCSAEAVARISPIKKLIHKGKFVQST; from the coding sequence ATGAACATGACAAGGAAAGATTTTTTGAAAAAATCAGGATTAGGAGTTTTGGGAATTGGTTTGGTTGAAGGAATGATGTCAAATCAAAAGACCTTGAATTTTGATAAAAAAAAGCGATTAGAAAATATGAATGAATCAAATTTTAAAATAAAAAATGTATTACTTGAGATAGGTTTTGAGTTTAATGAAAAAGGCCAAGTCGAAGCAACAAAAACGGATTTGTTTACTATTTCAATTTCAGATGGAAAAATTTCTGCAATCGAAAAAAATCAACCAAATGATGCAAATGCTATTGATATGCAAGGTTTGTTAATGTTGCCATCATTTAAAGATATGCATATTCATTTAGATAAAACGTATTTTGGTGGACCTTGGAAAGCTAAAAATACAAATGTTAAAGGAGTTAAAGGTATGATTGAATTTGAGAAAGAGTTACTTCCTAAAATCGCTACAGAAACTACTTTTAGAGCAAATAAAATTATTGATTTATTGCAAACAAATGGCGCTTCATTTACACGAAGTCATATAAATATTGAACCCACTTCTAAATTAGATCGTTTACATGAAATTCAAAAAGTTTTAGAAAATCGTAAAAATGATTTTGAAGCAGAATTGGTCGCTTTTCCTCAACATGGTGTTTATTATACAGATTCTGTTGCTCTTTTAAAAGAAGCTGCGAAATCCGATATAGATTTTATTGGAGGAGTTGATCCTTACACATTAGATGGTTCTATTGAAAAAACAATTGATTTTACTGTTCAGTTGGCTTTGGATCATAACAAAGGAATCGATATGCATTTACATGAAATGAATAAATATGGTTTAGATACGGTTGAATATATCATCAAAAAGGTGAATGAAAATCCAACATTAAAAGGAAAAACTTTTTTGAGTCATTGTTTTATATTGGCTGCTCTCGACAATTTACAACAAGAAAAAATCGCAGATGAATTAGCAAATGCAGGAGTCGGAATTATTTCTACAATTCCTTTTGGAGGAATAACTATGCCAATACCAACTTTATATAAACATGGAGTTACTGTTTACTCAGGGAATGATAGTATTACAGATCACTGGGATTCTTTCGGAACAGGTAGTATGTTACAAAAGGCTAATTTAATGGCGCAACTTTACGGTTATAATTCAGAATTTGGATTGTCTAGATGTTTAAAAATTGCAACAGCAAATAAATTACCATTAAATGATTTGGGCGAACAACAATGGCCTAAAAAATATGATGTTGCCAATTTGGTTTTTGTGGATGCAAGTTGTAGTGCTGAAGCTGTTGCGAGAATATCACCTATCAAAAAGTTAATTCATAAAGGTAAATTTGTTCAGTCAACCTAA